From a single Streptomyces liliifuscus genomic region:
- the hemC gene encoding hydroxymethylbilane synthase, translating into MNGQALRLGTRRSKLAMAQSRQVADAVSQVTGRSVELVEITTYGDTSREQLAQIGGTGVFVTALRDALLSGEVDFAVHSLKDLPTAQPDNLVLAAVPVREDPRDVLIARDGRTFAQLPDGARIGTGSPRRMAQLNAYARDHGMTIETVAIRGNVDTRIGYVRKGELDGVVLAAAGLKRMGRVGDVTDFLPVDTILPAPGQGALAIECAADNADLVAALAELDDPFTRAAVTAERSLLAALEAGCSAPVGALADLLADGQIVKEMRLRGVVGTTDGSTLVQLSTTGPVPETHDQAMALGRELAAEMLAKGAAGLMGERAH; encoded by the coding sequence ATGAATGGGCAAGCACTGAGACTGGGGACCAGGCGGAGCAAACTCGCCATGGCCCAGTCCCGGCAGGTGGCGGATGCCGTGAGCCAGGTGACCGGGCGATCCGTCGAGCTTGTGGAGATCACGACCTACGGGGACACGTCCCGCGAGCAGCTCGCGCAGATCGGCGGCACGGGGGTCTTCGTGACCGCCCTGCGCGACGCGCTCCTGAGCGGTGAGGTCGACTTCGCCGTCCACTCCCTCAAGGACCTGCCGACCGCGCAGCCCGACAATCTGGTGCTGGCCGCGGTGCCGGTGCGCGAGGACCCGCGCGACGTGCTGATCGCCCGCGACGGGCGCACCTTCGCGCAACTGCCCGACGGGGCACGGATCGGAACCGGTTCGCCGCGTCGCATGGCCCAGCTGAACGCGTACGCGCGGGACCACGGCATGACGATAGAGACCGTCGCGATCCGTGGGAACGTCGATACGCGGATCGGGTACGTGCGCAAGGGCGAGCTCGATGGTGTGGTGCTCGCCGCCGCCGGACTGAAGCGGATGGGACGGGTCGGGGACGTCACCGACTTCCTGCCCGTCGACACGATTTTGCCCGCCCCCGGCCAGGGGGCCCTCGCGATCGAGTGTGCCGCGGACAACGCGGACCTCGTCGCTGCGCTCGCCGAGCTCGACGACCCGTTCACCCGGGCCGCCGTGACCGCCGAGCGGTCCCTGCTCGCCGCCCTGGAGGCCGGCTGCAGTGCACCTGTGGGTGCGCTCGCCGACCTTCTGGCCGACGGGCAGATTGTCAAGGAAATGCGCCTGCGCGGCGTCGTCGGCACGACCGACGGCTCGACGCTGGTGCAGTTGTCCACCACCGGTCCCGTGCCCGAGACACATGACCAAGCAATGGCGCTCGGCCGTGAACTCGCCGCCGAGATGCTTGCCAAGGGCGCGGCCGGTCTGATGGGGGAGCGAGCACATTGA
- a CDS encoding bifunctional uroporphyrinogen-III C-methyltransferase/uroporphyrinogen-III synthase: MSPTTLPAGLEHGHVTFLGAGPGDPGLLTLRAVEALANADVLVAEPEVIDVVRTHARRNVTVLDTDSGPSPDTPQLTVVDGASTTTGVPASKDAANIVMEAARGGRRVVRAVSGDPGLDAYAAEEMLACAAAGVPFEVVPGVAAAVGVPAYAGVPLRDAQGADVRFVDARTASTRCWTEVGASDGTVVVSATLDSVGAAAGELVASGRKPDTPMTVTVAGTTTRQRTWAATLGTIAQTLKQAKVLPSPDGGRPVIAVVGERSAAAQRDQLSWFESKPLFGWKVLVPRTKEQAASLSDQLRSYGAVPHEVPTIAVEPPRTPQQMERAVKGLVTGRYEWIAFTSVNAVKAVREKFEEYGLDARAFAGIKVAAVGEQTAKALVAFGVKPDLVPSGEQSAAGLLEDWPPYDPVFDPIDRVFLPRADIATETLVAGLIELGWEVDDVTAYRTVRASPPPAETREAIKGGGFDAVLFTSSSTVRNLVGIAGKPHNVTVIACIGPATAKTAEEHGLRVDVMAPEPSVHRLAEALADFGLRRRAAALEAGDPVTRPSERRPGSRRRRTT; this comes from the coding sequence TTGAGCCCCACCACCCTTCCCGCCGGCCTCGAACACGGGCACGTCACCTTCCTCGGTGCCGGACCCGGGGATCCGGGACTGCTGACTCTGCGCGCCGTCGAGGCGCTGGCGAACGCGGATGTCCTGGTCGCCGAACCCGAAGTGATCGACGTCGTCCGCACGCACGCCAGACGAAACGTCACCGTGCTCGACACCGATTCGGGCCCGAGCCCGGACACGCCTCAGCTAACGGTAGTTGACGGTGCGTCAACCACCACTGGCGTCCCCGCGTCGAAGGACGCGGCCAATATTGTCATGGAGGCCGCGAGGGGTGGCAGGCGGGTCGTCCGTGCCGTCTCGGGCGACCCCGGACTTGATGCGTACGCAGCCGAGGAGATGCTCGCCTGCGCCGCCGCGGGTGTGCCCTTCGAGGTCGTGCCCGGTGTCGCCGCCGCCGTCGGTGTGCCCGCCTACGCGGGTGTTCCGTTGCGGGACGCCCAGGGTGCGGACGTGCGGTTCGTGGACGCCCGTACGGCGTCCACGCGCTGCTGGACCGAGGTCGGGGCGTCCGACGGGACCGTTGTCGTCTCGGCGACTCTTGATTCCGTGGGTGCCGCGGCCGGGGAGCTTGTCGCCTCGGGGCGCAAGCCCGATACGCCCATGACCGTCACTGTCGCCGGTACCACCACGCGTCAGCGGACCTGGGCCGCGACGCTCGGGACCATCGCGCAGACGCTGAAGCAGGCCAAGGTGCTGCCCTCGCCCGATGGCGGGCGGCCGGTGATAGCCGTGGTCGGTGAGCGTTCAGCCGCCGCCCAGCGCGACCAGTTGTCGTGGTTCGAGTCCAAGCCGCTGTTCGGCTGGAAGGTGCTCGTGCCGCGTACGAAGGAGCAGGCGGCTTCGCTCTCCGACCAGCTGCGGTCGTACGGGGCCGTGCCGCACGAGGTGCCGACGATCGCCGTCGAGCCGCCGCGGACGCCCCAGCAGATGGAGCGGGCCGTGAAGGGGCTCGTGACCGGGCGGTACGAGTGGATCGCCTTCACGTCGGTGAACGCGGTCAAGGCCGTGCGGGAGAAGTTCGAGGAGTACGGGCTCGATGCTCGGGCCTTTGCCGGGATCAAGGTCGCCGCGGTGGGGGAGCAGACCGCCAAGGCGTTGGTCGCCTTCGGTGTGAAGCCGGATCTGGTGCCCAGTGGGGAGCAGTCGGCTGCCGGGTTGCTGGAGGACTGGCCGCCCTACGATCCCGTTTTTGATCCGATCGATCGGGTGTTTCTGCCTCGGGCCGATATCGCCACGGAGACGTTGGTGGCCGGGCTGATCGAGCTTGGGTGGGAGGTTGATGACGTTACGGCCTATCGGACTGTGCGCGCCTCGCCTCCGCCTGCGGAGACTCGGGAGGCGATCAAGGGGGGTGGGTTCGACGCCGTTCTCTTCACGTCGTCCTCGACTGTGCGGAACCTCGTGGGTATTGCCGGGAAGCCTCACAACGTGACCGTCATCGCCTGTATCGGGCCTGCCACGGCCAAGACGGCCGAGGAGCATGGGCTGCGGGTCGATGTCATGGCTCCTGAGCCGTCCGTGCATCGGCTGGCCGAGGCCTTGGCGGACTTCGGGCTTCGTCGGCGGGCTGCGGCTCTTGAGGCCGGGGATCCTGTTACTCGGCCCAGCGAGCGGCGGCCCGGGTCTCGGCGGCGGCGTACTACGTAG
- a CDS encoding FAD-binding oxidoreductase — translation MTTAHHTPTTPDLFALSEIRGPVLRPDDEAYTAEVTGFNLAQRHAPDIVIGATGTDDIVAALRWATATGTPVSVQATGHGANFPIDDGLLINTGRMTDVRIDPAERTATVSAGAKWRDVLEAAAPHGLAALNGSSTDVGVIGYTLGGGLPVLGRTYGYASDLVRSFQVVTPDGVLHETDATHEPDLFRALRGGKGNVGVVTSLVTDLIPLTRILGGAIYCAGKDAEPLLNAYATWTRTLPQEMCTAFSLLRLPPLPQIPEPLRGGFWSRIAVAWTGDPTEGDRLLAPIRAAAPPVIDTIAPMDYTAVDEIYAEPQDPLPARESCALLNDLTPEAIQTFLDQVGPTAKDCPLLLVELRHMGGALSRPARVQDAVCARDATYFLESVAILPDPKTAEAVEEATTALQQAMAPYGTGHTMVNIHGTPGTEADRARAWTPEIYKHLQQTKATHDPANLLRYGHAIPPAA, via the coding sequence ATGACGACGGCGCACCACACCCCCACCACACCCGACCTCTTCGCCCTCTCGGAGATCCGGGGCCCGGTCCTGAGACCCGACGACGAGGCGTACACAGCGGAGGTCACGGGCTTCAACCTCGCGCAGCGCCACGCACCGGACATCGTGATCGGGGCAACGGGAACGGACGACATCGTCGCGGCACTGCGCTGGGCAACGGCGACAGGCACCCCCGTCTCGGTCCAGGCGACGGGCCACGGCGCGAACTTCCCCATCGACGACGGCCTGCTGATCAACACCGGCCGCATGACGGACGTACGGATCGACCCGGCCGAACGCACCGCGACGGTGTCCGCCGGAGCGAAATGGCGGGACGTCCTGGAGGCGGCCGCACCCCACGGCCTGGCCGCGCTCAACGGCTCCTCGACCGACGTGGGCGTGATCGGCTACACGCTGGGCGGCGGCCTGCCGGTCCTGGGCCGGACCTACGGCTACGCGTCCGACCTGGTCCGCTCCTTCCAGGTGGTGACCCCCGACGGAGTCCTGCACGAGACCGACGCGACCCACGAGCCCGACCTGTTCCGGGCCCTGCGCGGCGGCAAGGGCAACGTCGGCGTCGTGACATCCCTGGTCACCGACCTGATCCCGCTCACCCGCATCCTCGGCGGCGCGATCTACTGCGCGGGCAAGGACGCGGAGCCCCTGCTCAACGCGTACGCGACCTGGACACGGACCCTCCCTCAGGAGATGTGCACGGCATTCAGCCTGCTACGCCTCCCGCCCCTCCCCCAGATCCCGGAACCCCTGCGCGGCGGCTTCTGGTCCCGAATAGCAGTCGCCTGGACAGGCGACCCAACAGAGGGCGACCGCCTCCTGGCCCCCATACGCGCAGCCGCACCACCGGTGATCGACACCATCGCGCCGATGGACTACACGGCGGTGGACGAGATCTACGCGGAACCCCAGGACCCGCTCCCCGCAAGAGAATCGTGCGCCCTGCTCAACGACCTGACCCCGGAAGCCATCCAGACCTTCCTCGACCAGGTGGGCCCCACAGCCAAGGACTGCCCCCTCCTCCTGGTCGAACTCCGCCACATGGGCGGCGCCCTGTCCCGCCCCGCCCGCGTACAGGACGCGGTCTGCGCCCGGGACGCAACGTACTTCCTGGAATCAGTGGCAATCCTGCCCGACCCAAAAACCGCAGAAGCAGTAGAGGAAGCCACGACAGCCCTGCAACAAGCAATGGCCCCCTACGGCACGGGCCACACCATGGTCAACATCCACGGCACCCCCGGCACGGAAGCGGACCGAGCCCGAGCCTGGACCCCGGAGATCTACAAGCACCTCCAACAAACCAAGGCCACCCACGACCCGGCAAACCTCCTCCGCTACGGCCACGCGATACCACCAGCGGCATAA
- the hemB gene encoding porphobilinogen synthase, translating to MTTYGSFPGSRPRRLRTTPVMRRMVAETRLHPADFILPAFVREGVSEPVPISAMPGVVQHTRDSLKKAAAEAVAAGISGIMLFGVPEESKKDAVGTPGTDPEGILQVALRDVRAEVGDELLVMSDLCLDETTDHGHCGVLDDQGRVDNDATLERYAEMAQVQADAGAHVVGPSGMMDGQIGVVRDALDQIGREDVAILAYTVKYSSAFFGPFREAVGSSLKGDRKTYQQDPANARESLRELALDLEEGADMVMVKPAGPYLDILARVADAVHVPVAAYQISGEYSMVEAAAEKGWIDRDKAILETLTGIKRAGAQNILTYWATEVAQKLR from the coding sequence ATGACGACGTACGGATCCTTCCCGGGCAGCCGGCCGCGGCGGCTGCGGACCACCCCTGTGATGCGGCGCATGGTCGCCGAGACCCGGCTGCATCCCGCTGACTTCATCCTCCCGGCGTTCGTGCGTGAGGGAGTGTCCGAGCCCGTGCCGATCTCGGCGATGCCGGGCGTCGTGCAGCACACCCGGGACAGTCTGAAGAAGGCTGCCGCGGAGGCCGTGGCGGCGGGGATCTCCGGGATCATGCTGTTCGGTGTTCCGGAGGAGTCCAAGAAGGACGCGGTGGGGACTCCGGGGACCGATCCGGAGGGGATTCTGCAGGTCGCCCTCAGGGATGTGCGGGCCGAGGTCGGCGACGAGCTGCTGGTGATGTCCGATCTGTGTCTTGATGAGACCACTGACCATGGGCATTGCGGGGTCTTGGACGATCAGGGTCGCGTCGACAACGACGCGACCCTTGAGCGGTATGCCGAGATGGCCCAGGTACAGGCCGACGCCGGGGCCCATGTGGTGGGCCCCAGCGGGATGATGGACGGCCAGATCGGGGTCGTACGCGATGCTCTCGACCAGATCGGGCGGGAGGACGTGGCCATCCTGGCCTACACCGTCAAGTACTCCTCCGCCTTCTTCGGGCCCTTCCGGGAGGCCGTCGGCTCCTCTTTGAAGGGCGACCGCAAGACCTATCAGCAGGATCCCGCCAACGCGCGTGAGTCCCTGCGGGAGCTGGCCCTCGATCTGGAGGAGGGGGCCGACATGGTGATGGTCAAGCCGGCCGGCCCGTACCTCGACATCCTCGCGCGGGTCGCGGACGCCGTGCACGTGCCGGTGGCGGCCTACCAGATTTCCGGTGAGTACTCGATGGTCGAGGCCGCCGCCGAGAAGGGGTGGATCGACCGGGACAAGGCGATCCTGGAGACGCTCACCGGGATCAAGCGGGCCGGCGCCCAGAACATCCTCACGTACTGGGCGACCGAGGTGGCGCAGAAGCTGCGCTGA
- a CDS encoding DUF4232 domain-containing protein, translated as MSARTTRTRVLAAAALAVATLTLTACNNGEGVRDEGASAGATSQPSSTPTSGSQKNKETTTDAGQAGSSSDSNSKPKDGKGAQNSSGSTGSSDSSKSSDSQDPGPTRTPCTSANTRMTATVVARPLNHLLLTVTNTGSKNCNVIGYPAVRFGEAQSVPPVMEESQPQAVVTLAPGESGYAGVRLSAADGSGSNGYTAKSLAVYLKDSGAASKPSLPAKGMYVDDSIAVTYWQQTMADALTW; from the coding sequence ATGTCCGCTCGCACCACCCGCACCCGTGTCCTCGCCGCCGCAGCGCTCGCCGTCGCCACGCTGACACTGACGGCCTGCAACAACGGAGAGGGCGTACGTGACGAGGGCGCGTCGGCGGGCGCCACGTCCCAGCCGTCGTCCACGCCGACGTCCGGGTCGCAGAAGAACAAGGAGACGACCACGGACGCGGGACAGGCGGGGTCCTCGTCGGACTCGAACTCCAAGCCCAAGGACGGGAAGGGCGCGCAGAACTCGTCGGGTTCGACGGGCTCCTCGGACTCGTCGAAGTCGTCGGACTCGCAGGACCCCGGCCCCACCCGTACGCCCTGCACCTCCGCCAACACCCGTATGACGGCCACGGTGGTCGCCCGCCCCCTGAACCACCTTCTCCTCACCGTCACCAACACCGGCTCGAAGAACTGCAACGTGATCGGCTACCCGGCTGTCCGCTTCGGTGAGGCGCAGTCGGTCCCGCCGGTCATGGAGGAGTCCCAGCCACAGGCGGTGGTCACGCTGGCCCCGGGCGAGTCGGGCTACGCGGGCGTGCGCCTCTCCGCGGCGGACGGCAGCGGCTCCAACGGCTACACGGCCAAGTCGCTCGCGGTCTACCTGAAGGACTCGGGAGCCGCGTCGAAGCCGTCGCTGCCCGCCAAGGGCATGTACGTGGACGACTCGATCGCCGTCACGTACTGGCAGCAGACGATGGCGGACGCCCTCACCTGGTGA
- a CDS encoding helix-turn-helix domain-containing protein produces the protein MGDGGTVAGDEFSELLGQLKERSGLSYGVLGKRLHTSTSTLHRYVNGDAVPTDYAPVERFARACKASPEELVELHRRWVLADARRGQKAGEGAAGESSVSEASVDAVAGGDVVGSGGPEAERGEAADAPVARRRRTVVLAGAAVAAAIVSAALVVNLVPGKSDDGEGGKQSVGAAAQTVDDSPGASESGAAKRRSASPSASRSGTPTASSSASRSAGAGAGAAQDSGAKESASAPTVAVNPYKWDSPCSQHYLVDRKPEQVPPPPSESDARGWVSALGGVAGGQQMLALTVQGTGKATVVLEALHVRVVEKSAPLAWNDFEMGVGCGGGVETTSFGVNLDAGRPATSPKAGQRDFPYKVSESDPEVFYIFADARTHNVSWYLELDWSSGTKQGTVRVDDKGQPFRTSGNVGRPAYNYPLGDSEWGRNEYEPDIPG, from the coding sequence ATGGGAGACGGAGGAACGGTGGCGGGGGACGAGTTCTCGGAGCTCTTGGGACAGTTGAAGGAGCGGTCCGGGCTCAGTTACGGGGTGCTCGGGAAGCGGCTTCACACGAGTACGTCCACGCTTCACCGGTATGTCAACGGGGATGCCGTGCCGACGGACTACGCGCCCGTGGAGCGGTTCGCCCGCGCCTGCAAGGCCTCTCCGGAGGAACTGGTGGAGCTGCATCGGCGGTGGGTTCTCGCGGATGCGCGGCGGGGGCAGAAGGCGGGGGAGGGGGCGGCCGGTGAGTCGTCCGTGTCGGAGGCTTCTGTCGACGCGGTCGCCGGTGGCGATGTCGTCGGCTCAGGAGGGCCCGAGGCCGAGCGTGGAGAGGCGGCGGACGCTCCTGTCGCGCGGCGGCGGCGTACCGTCGTGCTCGCCGGTGCCGCCGTGGCCGCCGCGATCGTGTCGGCCGCCCTCGTGGTGAATCTCGTGCCGGGCAAGAGCGACGACGGCGAGGGCGGGAAGCAGTCCGTGGGGGCCGCCGCCCAGACCGTCGACGACAGTCCCGGGGCCAGTGAGTCCGGCGCCGCGAAGCGCAGGTCGGCTTCGCCGTCCGCATCCCGCAGCGGTACTCCCACGGCGTCCTCCTCCGCCTCCCGGAGCGCCGGTGCCGGTGCCGGGGCCGCGCAGGACTCCGGGGCGAAGGAGAGTGCCTCCGCGCCGACCGTCGCCGTCAATCCGTACAAGTGGGATTCCCCGTGCAGTCAGCACTACCTCGTCGACCGGAAGCCCGAGCAGGTGCCTCCGCCGCCGAGCGAGTCGGACGCGCGCGGGTGGGTCTCCGCGCTCGGCGGGGTCGCCGGCGGGCAGCAGATGCTCGCGCTGACCGTGCAGGGCACCGGGAAGGCCACCGTCGTCCTGGAGGCGCTGCATGTGCGGGTGGTGGAGAAGAGCGCGCCGCTCGCCTGGAACGACTTCGAGATGGGCGTCGGGTGCGGTGGCGGGGTGGAGACCACGTCGTTCGGCGTGAACCTCGACGCGGGGCGGCCCGCGACCTCGCCCAAGGCCGGACAGCGCGACTTCCCGTACAAGGTGAGCGAGTCCGACCCCGAGGTCTTCTACATCTTCGCGGACGCCCGGACGCACAACGTGAGCTGGTATCTGGAGCTCGACTGGTCCAGCGGGACGAAGCAGGGCACCGTGCGCGTCGACGACAAGGGGCAGCCCTTCCGGACCAGCGGGAACGTGGGGCGGCCCGCGTACAACTACCCGCTCGGTGACTCCGAATGGGGGCGGAACGAGTACGAGCCCGACATTCCGGGCTGA
- a CDS encoding SAM-dependent methyltransferase, with translation MPGDALSQDPAELRRRIDTTKAHPARVYDVFLGGKDNYEVDRAAAAAALTANPRGYLDVRHNRDFLRRAVNSLTGEEGIRQYLDIGTGLPTQENVHQIAQRLAPDSRVVYVDNDPVVLAHARALLTSGPEGRTDYIDADFENPAQILEAASKTLDFDQPVALALVAILHFVEDDRAYPIVRELIDALPSGSRLVLSHLTEDLNPENIRAVQRTYTERGFTFVLRSKAEVERFLTENGLEVDEPGVVPAHHWRPDNAAPVPEQPEPGYFDGLDDIEKVRYRDINDVTDADINVYAVTGRKP, from the coding sequence ATGCCCGGTGACGCTCTCAGCCAGGACCCCGCAGAGCTGAGAAGGAGGATCGACACCACCAAGGCACACCCGGCACGTGTCTACGACGTCTTCCTCGGGGGCAAGGACAACTACGAGGTCGACCGGGCCGCTGCCGCCGCCGCGCTCACGGCCAACCCGCGCGGCTACCTGGACGTCCGGCACAACCGCGACTTCCTGCGCCGGGCCGTGAACTCGCTGACGGGCGAAGAGGGCATCCGGCAGTACCTGGACATCGGTACGGGGCTGCCGACCCAGGAGAACGTCCACCAGATCGCCCAGCGCCTCGCCCCCGACTCCCGGGTCGTGTACGTGGACAACGACCCGGTCGTTCTCGCCCATGCGCGCGCCCTGCTCACCAGCGGGCCCGAGGGCCGGACCGACTACATCGACGCCGACTTCGAGAACCCGGCCCAGATCCTCGAAGCGGCCTCGAAGACCCTCGACTTCGACCAGCCGGTCGCCCTCGCGCTCGTGGCGATCCTGCACTTCGTCGAGGACGACAGGGCCTACCCGATCGTGCGCGAGCTGATCGACGCCCTGCCCTCGGGCAGCCGGCTCGTGCTCAGCCATCTCACCGAGGACCTCAACCCCGAGAACATCCGCGCGGTCCAGCGGACGTACACCGAGCGCGGTTTCACCTTCGTGCTGCGCTCGAAGGCGGAGGTCGAGCGGTTCCTCACCGAGAACGGCCTGGAGGTCGACGAGCCCGGCGTGGTCCCCGCCCACCACTGGCGGCCCGACAACGCGGCGCCCGTCCCCGAGCAGCCCGAGCCCGGCTACTTCGACGGCCTCGACGACATCGAGAAGGTCAGGTACCGCGACATCAACGACGTGACGGACGCGGACATCAACGTGTACGCGGTCACGGGCCGCAAGCCCTGA
- a CDS encoding DUF4253 domain-containing protein has product MATLPNQLPTLAADPTGRSLGLDLPPGTLLDTTVDGPWDEPLLWRADAPAAPGDWLRLASARRTAGLHPVLLGADADSEPHPDKWELDPDLASYPGDHDAEEVLADLWEEFAAEAEDADWPGLAPAGPAGADPDERATEVADSLTGGGSWLERAHLALVPARRSADIPAAVGWCGPVNHLDDVAPLCAVLRSWEDRFGIRIVAMTYDQLVVSVAAPPRTPAEAEAVAAEHYAFCPDNIEQSGHGSLRAYAEQEVLGAHSWTFWWD; this is encoded by the coding sequence ATGGCGACTCTTCCGAACCAGCTGCCGACGCTGGCGGCCGACCCGACCGGCCGCTCGCTCGGTCTCGACCTCCCGCCCGGGACGCTGCTCGACACGACGGTCGACGGCCCCTGGGACGAACCGCTGCTGTGGCGGGCCGACGCTCCGGCGGCGCCGGGCGACTGGCTGCGGCTGGCGTCCGCGCGCCGCACGGCGGGCCTGCATCCGGTGCTGCTCGGCGCCGACGCGGACAGCGAACCCCACCCGGACAAGTGGGAGCTGGACCCCGACCTCGCGTCGTATCCGGGCGACCACGACGCGGAGGAGGTACTGGCGGACCTCTGGGAGGAGTTCGCGGCCGAGGCGGAGGACGCCGACTGGCCGGGCCTCGCCCCGGCGGGCCCGGCCGGCGCCGACCCGGACGAGCGGGCGACCGAGGTGGCCGACTCCCTCACCGGCGGCGGGAGTTGGCTGGAGCGGGCGCACCTCGCCCTCGTGCCGGCCCGCCGCAGCGCGGACATCCCGGCGGCCGTCGGCTGGTGCGGCCCGGTCAACCACCTGGACGACGTGGCACCGCTGTGCGCGGTCCTCCGCTCCTGGGAGGACCGCTTCGGGATACGGATCGTGGCGATGACCTACGACCAGCTGGTCGTCTCGGTCGCGGCCCCGCCCCGGACCCCGGCCGAGGCGGAGGCGGTCGCCGCCGAGCACTACGCGTTCTGCCCGGACAACATCGAGCAGAGCGGCCACGGCTCCCTGCGGGCGTACGCCGAGCAAGAGGTGCTCGGCGCACACTCCTGGACGTTCTGGTGGGACTGA
- a CDS encoding phosphotransferase family protein, which produces MLPLVETGEELDDMVRDEALLRPAVMDLCERLGVAVKPLIRFIEGSLPVYSVGAAHVVKLFPAFEKIDARREERVLSHVYGRLPVPTPQVYSAGAYKNGWSFVLMSRLPGESLADAWPRIPAAEQDRIVTEAGETLAALHALNAAPLAGSIGPSDWGLFVDAQRANAVEQQREAGLSDLWLEQIPWFLSSVPLVPPARRVLLHTEFMRQHLTVDPDGWRLTGLFDFEPAMVGDPAYDFVGVGLFISCGDRRLLKRFYDAYGCPPIDPHTLMAYALLHVYSNLPGYMRMLPEPPEPTLDALAETWFGTD; this is translated from the coding sequence CGCCTCGGGGTGGCCGTGAAGCCGCTGATCCGCTTCATCGAGGGTTCCCTGCCGGTGTACTCCGTCGGTGCCGCGCACGTCGTCAAGCTGTTCCCCGCCTTCGAGAAGATCGACGCCAGGCGCGAGGAGCGGGTACTGAGCCATGTGTACGGCAGGCTGCCGGTTCCGACGCCGCAGGTGTACTCGGCGGGGGCGTACAAGAACGGCTGGTCGTTCGTCCTGATGTCCCGGCTGCCCGGCGAGAGCCTCGCCGACGCGTGGCCGCGGATTCCGGCGGCGGAGCAGGACCGAATCGTCACGGAGGCCGGCGAGACCCTCGCTGCGCTGCACGCGCTGAACGCGGCGCCGCTCGCGGGCTCGATCGGCCCCTCCGACTGGGGCCTGTTCGTCGACGCCCAGCGGGCGAACGCGGTGGAGCAGCAGCGCGAGGCCGGCCTGTCGGACCTCTGGCTGGAGCAGATCCCGTGGTTCCTGAGCTCGGTGCCGCTGGTCCCTCCGGCCCGGCGCGTACTGCTGCACACGGAGTTCATGCGCCAGCATCTGACCGTGGACCCGGACGGCTGGCGACTGACGGGCCTGTTCGACTTCGAGCCGGCGATGGTCGGCGATCCGGCGTACGACTTCGTGGGCGTCGGGCTGTTCATCTCGTGCGGGGACCGCAGGCTGCTGAAGCGGTTCTACGACGCCTACGGGTGCCCGCCGATCGACCCGCACACGCTCATGGCGTACGCGCTGCTGCACGTCTACAGCAACCTCCCCGGCTATATGCGCATGCTGCCCGAGCCGCCGGAGCCGACCCTGGACGCGCTCGCCGAGACATGGTTCGGCACCGACTGA